The Pangasianodon hypophthalmus isolate fPanHyp1 chromosome 25, fPanHyp1.pri, whole genome shotgun sequence nucleotide sequence cccCAGCCCCTTAGCAAAGTGTAAGATATGCTTCACTAGGTGGCGCCATTAGCAATGAGACACACACTGCGGAATAACAGAAGAAGTGCTCCCtgtgaatctgattggctgagagaaaAACCCGGCAGAAACAAGGAGAAGCTGGACTGGACTGAAACATCCTCTGGCTGAGGTGCGTGAGGTTTGTTTTCGTTTGATTGAGATAGTTTATAAAGCTGTAAATAGCACAGTGTGATTACACGGTGAGATCGGTGCTGCTTTTCGTGCTTACTTCACCTGAACAAACTGTGGTTAGCGCATGATTTGATATCTAGCAAGCTACAAAGCAGCAGCAGGGGTTTTTATTTTCCTACCCGTATTCCGAAAAACCCCGCCTTCTGCACGCGAAGCTCGCTCTCCCAAGAAGACAGCTGATTGGACAGATAACCTGTTGGCGGGACCATTCTGGCCAATCCTAGCACAGGTGACAGAATACAGGTGGGAAAATAATGTAGACTGGTAGAAATCGTATAACAGGAAGGTTTAATCATAGTTATTATTAAGTTAATTTATTCTGAATCACGCCTGATTAGCATTTTTAGCTACAAAGATAACGGTTACCATAGATACTGTAGAAATTGCTCATAAATTTAGATTAAGTTAAAGACGTAAGATgcaaataatgcattttaacaCGTGAAGACTAGTTTATTTGGATCACGTGACTTACTCTTCAGGGCTTTCcaagatgaataaaataaagtttacttTACAGCTTGTTTGCTGCATTAAAGTCAATTCTggttatgtaatgtaatgtaatgtaatgtgctTTCCTCTGCAGAGTCCCTGCATGATGTATGATCCATCAGAAAATGGTCAGTTTGGCATGTCTGACTATGACCAGATAGAGGACGAGTCCTTTCCCCCTCTCCCACCACCGCTGTCCCCTGGAGAGGGCAACTTCGATGAGGAGCATGCGGCCAGTGGAGAGGGTAagatctgtacacacacagctctcctTTATTCAGATGATCCTGTACTGAATTCACCAACTGTACTGTGTATGTAGGTGAAGAGGGAGAGCTGTCCAAGCTACCTGATGTTCCTGTAGCTAAAAGGCGAACTGTTAAGAGACCTCAGCCTAAACTAGACTCTCAGAGGTAATTATTATTGTCTACATGACCTCCATAAGCACACAGTGTATCAGGGTTCATGTTCATCACTTTTCTCCTCTTCCGGTTATAGGCTGCTGTCTGAACGAGGACTTCCAGCCTTACGTACATTATTCAGTGATGTCAAATTTAAAGGCAAAGGCCATGAGGTGACTTAACCTTCACTGCAGCGTTACTTCATATATTACAAATCAGTTATCGGTTATTAAATGTAGAtcctctccttctgtctgcTTTAGGCTGAGGATCTTAAGGTTCTGATGCAGAAAATGGAGAACTGGGCTCACAGACTTTATCCCAAACTACAGTTTGAGGACTTTATCGACAAACTGGAGGTTCTAGGAAGCAAGAAAGAAGTACAGGTATGTCTGGCAGTCCATCTCCACAAGCACATGTGATTTAACTTTAATCAAAATGGCAGTTAGGCACATGTAGTATGTTAGTACAATACTGATTTTTCCCTGAATGTAAAGTCcctttaaaaaacacagattattgATTGAATCTCTTTGAACAGTTAAAGAATCTAACCCATAATAAAGTCATTGTTAAATGACTCTTCTGTTAAAGTTCTGTTAAATGtcataatgcagtgtgtgtacgtacaaTTGTACATACAAAAGTCACATTACACCAACAGCTTTGGATATACAGGACCtaacaattaaatataaatcagctCAAACATGcctttattattcattattacacAATTCAATTAGGTTAACATAACAGAAATATCAAAAAGTCTGTGAGTAAGCATGTAGTATGTCAATAAATGCAGAGAGTATAAAatctatattaaaattattgtcacatattttttttaccattacAGGGAGGAAAAATGAAATTTGCTCAGTAACATAATCAGAAACAAGGAAACATGTCGTTGTATCTCCAGAGCCAGGAGTAAATATAAGATGAACAATACTATTAATCAAAAAGCCTTCAACGACCATGTCCTTTTCGAGTAATGGCATGTTTGAAATTGTAAACTGCTACATGACTTTACTCTCCTTTAGACATGTCTCAAGCGAATCCGACTGGACATGCCTCTGACCCACGAGGATTTCAATGGAAATGATGGCGGTGAGAAAAACGTTAAGCTTTAGCACACAGTGATTTCTCTTAATGCACGTGGTTTCTTGCAGTGCaatgtaattattttctttattttgtgtttagatGAAGCAGAGGTCCGCTTACAGGAAGACGCAGACCCATTTGAAGATAGAAGCTTCTCTGAAGATCCGTTTATCCACTCCACTCCTGCTCCTGCACCACTCTCTCTTACAGAGGAACAGCAGCAGCGTATCGAGCGCAACAAACAGCTGGCCCTGGAAAGAAGGCTGGCTCGACAAAAGCAGCTAGGTGACTAGTTACAGCATAAACGTGTGTTATGTTAAACACTGTGTGATGCAACATTACGATATTATATAGTTGCATTGTACGTGACATGTTATAGGCTGTATTACTACATTGGTATGATTTGCTACATAGggttaatgttttgttttgttttgttcactgGCAGTAAatcatttatcttttattttgaaatgctttgaaCTAATGAACTAATTTAtcatttgtgttttctcagaGTCGTCACAGTCAGCTTTCCCAGATGAACTTGCTGCAAGTCCCACAGCACATCACCTCAGCCAAGACGACCAGAGAGAACTGGATCAAACCACAGGAAACACTGACACACTTTTAGAACAAGATCCTGTGGCGTCTCAGAGCTCCCCTCAGTATGACAAATGTGACAGTCCAGTTCCAGAGATAACAAATGGAGATAATGAGAGCGATTGATCAGTTTTACTCTCTGATTGCGCCAGGAAGTTTTCATGATAGACGCAAACTAACTGCCAACAAATTGTTCAGAGTAAAAAAAACGTTCAGTTGTAGCTGTTAGACCATGATATGCACTTCCTCTGATAATCCAGCCAAATGCTAATAAGCTGCTTGTATTGTTCTTGACATCCTCTGTGAGGATCTATAATGAGAAAAGACTGGCTCGGTTTATGCTTTCCTTACTTCctataattaaatataaccataattaaAATGCAGAACTATTCAGAGAGAACCAGCTGCTGTAGCTTACTTCCACACAGCAAGGTCTAAACTGATGGAGTCTCACCTAAGTCTTAGCAGCTTTATCctattttatattaaagcatAATTAATCCAACTATCACTAACAAAGGGTGTTTGATAAAGAGGAGAGTAAAGAGTTTGTAAGCTTGTTTAGGAATTTGCATTTTCATAATTCTCATGCATTTTCTTTACATGGTTTGTTTTGGGTGTTCTTTTTTTAGTATAATTTACCATTCTTATTTTATTGCAATATTCTAAATAAAGTGTTCATATCTTGTTTAATGATTGGGTGTTAATGTCACCATGAACTGAAAATTTTTATTTGCAGGGATTTTGGTATGTTGCTACTTTACACTAACCactctatcctggtcaggattgcagTGGATCTAGTGCCTATTCCAAGAACACAGGGAGTGAGGTCACAcccaccctggatgggacaccagtccatcacagggcaccatgcacacacattcacacactcattcacacctaggggcaattgaTAAATCAGAATGGattgtgggaggaaaccagagaaccgaGAGGAAACCAACACAGTCATGAGGAGAAGAAacaaaactccatacagacagcaACCCAAGTTCAGGATTGGACagaaaccctggagctgtgacacTGCATTGATACCCACTTCATAACTATGTCATAACCATGCCACCAAGCAATTTGGTTGCAAAATCTGAGTTGGGGTTGGGGCTGCATATTCATAGCACCTAGATTCTTGACATGTGTAAACACTTCTGTTATCCAGTGACGTTGTTTCCCAATCCTGTTTTTCCAGAGAGTCCATTATTTCATATCGCAAAGTAGGAAGAATACTTTTAACCTTAAGTGGCACGTTGTTCAAAATTCCTAGAGTGAAATAAGAAGTTTTGTGTCACAAGATTATATTTGGATAAAGGGGAACAAAAGGTCACTCCATACAgcttatgaaaatatttttttaataaaacattccaGTTAGACTCAGTGCAAAATATCAAAGTTGTAAATGTACAATTTATACATTCTTGTACAAAATACATACTGAACAAAACACCACAACCAAACCATAATGTTAATTTGTTAATCAGTGCCACACTAAAATCACTAAAATGGATTTAACCAATTAAGGGCCATTCTTTAGCTTAAGAGCAATATCCGCGTAAATCCTTGGCCAAAACACTCCAGTGCTACCGTATAGTCCAAActagagtaaataaaaataacatttcataATATCTAAGCAATAAAATCCAAATGTTGGATTCCGGACTGAATTGAATTTTCTCAGTAAACCTAAGCTGAGGTTGTGCATGTTGGTAATTCAGTGTTTTGTATGTGACAGAAAGCTGCATCAGACAGGGCAAGTTCACTGATCTCCTGCAGGATTGAGTAGAGATTTGGCCTTTTACTCTGTCTGAACTCCCTCTCCTCTTTGCTCAGTCTTGGTCTCCTCATCTTCTCTTCTTCTGCCTGAAGAGACGCCTCTTCCCTGCGCACCACCTCCTCAATCAGCTCAGACGGGACCCGACCACTCATCCGAGACTCGGCCACGCCCGAATGATGGGGCTTGTTCCTGATGAGTTCCAGACGCAAGTTGTCAGAATGGCAGCGGGAAGTTTCCACAGAGATACGCACCTGAAGAGCATAGGAAAAAATGATTAGTATGTCAAAGGGTTGTGCGATATCAGTAGGTGGTGACTAAAGCCTTCATGGCATCAATTACATGCATGtttacatgtactgtatattaaagtATTGAAATACCACTGCACTTAAACATGTGATGTATAAATGGTTAGCTCCTCTTGGACAGGGACATTTCCAATTTGCatatcatgaatattcatgTCTTGGCattctttgtcattttaaataattcctaaagtattaaacatgttaaaatgtaCTATTCTATATACATGATTTTACATTTAGAGGTACAAagttaacaggagtgtgtgtactcactgtTACATGGTCAAACAGGTGAAAGGTGTTTGTCCCTGTGCTGGTGCAGGAGCTGATCCTGTCTGGATACCTCTGCAGTGTCCCCACCTGCCACACACACCCGCCGTCATCCCCCACACTCACCACCTGACTCTCCCGATTCTTCAGGTACGCTGCACCCTTCAAACCAtacctgcaaacacacatactTAGAGGGCAAATCTTCTAGGGCTCTTTCTTACAGCATATCAGGTATTTGTGATGGTTTATTGGGAAACGGGTTTGATTATAATACTATTACAAATAGAAAGTAAACAACAGTCGAATAAAGTTTACCGTGGGACAAAGACCAGTACGCCGTTGGCCCTGATGGCATAGATAATAGCGTCGGCCACGCAGCGCTCATCAGTGAGTGGGTCCTTATCTCGAAAGTAGAGGCACTGGAAAAGCTCTGTGGACTGCTTCTGAGTGTGCTGAGCTGCCTACAGGTTACAAAGAAATCTGCTGTCACTCAGTGTTATAACTAGTAATTATCTAATAGGctgaatataatatattttcagcTGGTGTCATACAGTGCTGTCATCTATCTATTATGTCATACCTAGTCATAttggattttatatatttaatagatagaaaaaagttaataataagaATGATTATACAAGGCCTTATATAAGGACTTTATAAGATCAAAAACAGTACATTTGTATCCATCATAAGGATGATGTTGGATTACTTTGAACATGATGTTAACTCAAATACACCAGCCCTTGTGTAGGAATCTAAACAATTTACTCGGTTTCTGTTGTTGATATGATGAGCAATTTCCTCCAGATCCTTGTTGCTAGCTAAGCTCTTGTGAAAGCACTCCTCTTTCTCTGATTGGACAGCAGCCATGAGAAGACGGTGCACTATGATGTCAGCATAGCGCCTGATTGGAGAGGTGAAATGGGTGTACCGATCCAGAGCAAGACCTGCCAATAAGAAACAAACAGAGCAAGTAAGAATCAGATGTTTCACTCTGTGTCTAGATTATATCAATATATGGATTCATTTCCTGGACAGGGACTAAGTTACAAAATAGTCCAAAAGTTTGAGTCCACTGCCAAGAAGTGTTTTTCATTCCTAAACCTTCATTTCTAAGGCGAAAGTaagacattattcattattgttattctttcatttaaatgcatttaaatagcCTAACTGTATAAGccatttgctttattttcatgtaataaaTTTGATTCCACTTAACATATGTACATTCATGAcacaaaaaagcttttttcttaataaatgtAACTGACAAATATGTTATTCACTGACAAAATAAAAGTTATACTAGACTATAAATTGTTGTTGAGGATGTTTTTGGAGCAGCTTTTTAGTCAACAAAGATCAAGACCTTAAAGTTgcagtttataatgtttatttatttataatgattataggccaataataattatatagaaATTTTAAAGATATCCTAGAAAACTAATTAGTGATATTGACATTTAATGAATTTCTTCCTTCATTTTGGTCTTAATTTAAGTTTTTCTGCCCCAGAAATCAGCTCTGGTCCTCGGCCGCTCGGCTTCACCACTTTTTACACAAAAGGCAATTTATAAGGTTTATGTAGTTTCAACAGATAGGGTGGAGTCAGTCAGTCATGGAGAGAGGAAGGCATGTTAATGGTTTTACTGCAATTGCAATTTAACTTTCAAGTACCAGAGAGCTCTGAATATTACAGACTGCTCCTTTAGTAGGTGGAACCTGACCTTTACCTCAACTATCAACTATCAGTTTATAAAGAATGGGGGTCTAACTAAAAGTGAATGTATGAGGTTTACCATAGTGGTAGTACTGATCCTCTGGGCAAGATCCAGTGGAGAAGTACAGGGCATTAGACATGGCCTGTGTGGCCATCACCCTCAGCAGCCGGTTTACCAGGGGGTCCTCTGGATCCACTGCCTGATCTAGAGAATCAGCCAGAGCCTTGTTCGACCTAAATACAAACATGCATCAGTTTgcaaaaacattaataacacactccagttACTTTATGCAGCTCTAATTTTCCAAATCATTATGATAAATTCTCTACCTTGTATCAATGCCAAAGCCACGGCTCTTGGCACTGTCAATCAACTGGTTGAAGAACTCCTGCCTGGGTGGCGGGTGACGCCTCAGCAGTGCCTGGTGTGGGAAACATTCCTGGATCTTACGTGCCACCCAGTGATTGGCATAGATCATGCACTCTGCCACTGTCTCATGCACCTCCAGAGGTTGCTTTGGCACCAGAGCAGCGATGTTCTTGTCCTCATCCAGctgagccctgacttcaacacCCTCCAGCTCCAAAGCGCCGCCCTTATCCCTCTGTGACCGCAGGTGCCTGGCCACTCGAGTCAGCTGCTCCAGGGCCTGCAGGAGCTCAGCCAGTTTCTGGTCCCGTACAGAGCCCTCGAGCAGGGCCAGCTCAGGCACCTTGACATTTTCCCCATTTAACAGGCTCTGGGCCAGCTCATAGTGCAGCTGGTAAGAGGACCGGATGAGTGTTCGGCCGTACCACACGCTACACACTGCCAGAGACTCAGCATCCAGCTCCCA carries:
- the tipin gene encoding TIMELESS-interacting protein, translated to MMYDPSENGQFGMSDYDQIEDESFPPLPPPLSPGEGNFDEEHAASGEGEEGELSKLPDVPVAKRRTVKRPQPKLDSQRLLSERGLPALRTLFSDVKFKGKGHEAEDLKVLMQKMENWAHRLYPKLQFEDFIDKLEVLGSKKEVQTCLKRIRLDMPLTHEDFNGNDGDEAEVRLQEDADPFEDRSFSEDPFIHSTPAPAPLSLTEEQQQRIERNKQLALERRLARQKQLESSQSAFPDELAASPTAHHLSQDDQRELDQTTGNTDTLLEQDPVASQSSPQYDKCDSPVPEITNGDNESD